From one Ictalurus punctatus breed USDA103 chromosome 20, Coco_2.0, whole genome shotgun sequence genomic stretch:
- the wdr53 gene encoding WD repeat-containing protein 53 — protein MAQHWAGGHTAPVLCIGAAAGADGFLASGAEGGEVTVWTQEGTPLSQLRLTSRDDVTCTVFSSAAPGLLYVSHGETVSILDPRSLKKPVEELKDVGEDEINSLSVSETGASLALADDSGAVRVVDLQTGKVSRTLRKHTNICSSVAFRPQRPQSLVSAGLDMQLMLWNLQKARPVWTYSLQEVLEEEEQSQQRAGQLFNPPLAHCVSVASCGNVLACAAEDGRVHLARVGAGSRLEQQGAIKTHSQGASQAHFLNFMPHAYWLATGGNDGVVALWDISEEPVVAGEVKAQRRKPKNRKSKPQGDEGKRNEQELSEEARSIDPSQTKMALKLKFNHEEKVNWVCPALLKGQASLLVADQSTSLSVYALSGL, from the exons ATGGCACAGCACTGGGCTGGAGGCCACACTGCCCCGGTGCTGTGCATCGGAGCTGCGGCAGGAGCCGACGGATTTCTGGCCTCGGGGGCTGAAGGAGGCGAGGTGACGGTGTGGACTCAGGAAGGGACTCCTCTCTCACAGTTGCGTTTGACCTCTCGGGACGATGTCACGTGTACGGTTTTCTCCAGCGCAGCGCCGGGGCTGTTGTACGTGTCTCACGGTGAGACGGTCAGCATCCTGGACCCACGCAGTCTGAAGAAGCCGGTGGAGGAACTCAAGGACGTCGGCGAGGACGAGATCAACTCACTTTCGGTGAGCGAAACGGGCGCCTCGCTGGCACTGGCCGATGATTCGGGGGCTGTGAGGGTGGTGGACCTGCAGACGGGGAAAGTGAGCCGCACTCTGCGCAAACACACTAACATCTGCTCTTCCGTGGCGTTCCGACCCCAGAGGCCACAGAGCCTTGTGTCTGCAGGGCTGGACATGCAG CTGATGCTGTGGAACCTGCAGAAAGCTCGGCCAGTCTGGACCTACAGTCTACAGGAGGTGCTGGAGGAGGAAGAGCAATCCCAGCAACGGGCAGGTCAGCTCTTTAACCCGCCTCTGGCTCACTGCGTCAGTGTTGCATCGTGTGGAAACGTCTTGGCGTGTGCTGCAGAGGACGGGCGCGTGCACCTCGCCCGTGTGGGTGCTGGCTCCAGACTCGAGCAGCAGGGGGCGATAAAGACTCACAGTCAGGGCGCCTCTCAAGCCCACTTCCTTAACTTCATGCCTCACGCTTACTGGCTGGCCACCGGAGGTAATGACGGAGTAGTGGCACTGTGGGATATAAGCGAGGAGCCTGTAGTGGCAGGAGAAGTCAAGGCCCAACGCAGGAAGCCCAAAAACAGGAAGTCGAAGCCTCAGGGTGACGAGGGAAAGAGAAACGAACAAGAGCTTTCCGAGGAAGCCAGAAGTATTGACCCGAGTCAGACGAAGATGGCATTAAAACTGAAGTTCAATCACGAGGAGAAGGTGAACTGGGTGTGTCCGGCGCTCCTAAAAGGACAAGCTAGTTTACTCGTGGCAGATCAGAGCACCAGTTTATCTGTGTATGCTCTGTCTGGGCTTTAG